The following proteins are co-located in the Rhodohalobacter sp. SW132 genome:
- a CDS encoding DUF5627 domain-containing protein produces MGKMKYKSVLSAFIVLMAVTLLTSCQNQDWEFSDYEYQSVYFSYQYPVRTIILGEYLYNNESDNDHQFRVMATTGGVYSNNNDVMIDYEIDQEMVDGFEFGGTGNPIQALPNNYFEIISNGDQMVIPRGELAGGLTIQLTDEFFQDPDAINTTYVIPVKLLNVANADTILQGTPNPFASNPRRGVADDWEVEPKDYTFYAIKYINHYDGFYLRRGEDMFTDENGDTETRIRRTESVVKDEVVDLLTQSLTQVSFPYTIPDSDGNDINITILLDFDDQGNITVSDDSDEYTASGSGTFVNQSESEESWGEKNRNAIYLDYVVEWEQSQRRVETADTLVLRDRGIGLETFSPELP; encoded by the coding sequence ATGGGAAAGATGAAATATAAGAGTGTTTTAAGCGCGTTTATAGTGTTGATGGCCGTAACCTTATTGACATCATGTCAAAATCAGGACTGGGAATTTTCCGACTATGAATATCAGTCGGTATACTTTTCTTATCAATATCCGGTCAGGACTATAATATTGGGAGAATACCTGTACAACAATGAATCTGATAATGATCATCAGTTTAGAGTTATGGCTACTACCGGTGGGGTGTATTCAAATAACAATGATGTGATGATTGATTACGAAATTGACCAGGAAATGGTTGACGGTTTTGAGTTTGGGGGAACTGGAAATCCCATACAGGCGCTGCCGAATAATTATTTTGAGATCATCTCTAATGGTGATCAAATGGTAATTCCAAGAGGCGAACTGGCCGGAGGATTGACGATACAACTCACAGATGAATTTTTTCAGGATCCCGATGCAATAAATACAACGTATGTAATTCCTGTAAAACTGTTAAATGTAGCGAATGCAGATACAATTCTTCAGGGGACACCCAATCCGTTTGCAAGTAATCCAAGAAGAGGGGTTGCTGATGACTGGGAGGTTGAACCGAAGGATTATACTTTCTACGCAATAAAGTATATAAATCATTACGATGGATTCTACCTTCGCAGAGGAGAAGACATGTTTACGGATGAAAATGGGGATACAGAAACCAGGATACGGCGAACTGAATCAGTTGTTAAAGATGAGGTTGTTGATTTACTTACACAGTCTTTAACACAGGTATCATTTCCATACACAATACCGGATTCCGACGGGAATGATATAAACATTACAATTTTACTCGATTTTGATGATCAGGGGAATATCACTGTTTCTGATGATTCCGATGAATATACCGCAAGCGGTAGTGGCACCTTTGTAAACCAAAGTGAATCAGAAGAAAGCTGGGGTGAGAAAAACCGAAATGCAATCTACCTTGACTATGTGGTCGAATGGGAACAGTCGCAACGTCGTGTAGAAACGGCAGATACGTTGGTTTTACGTGATCGTGGTATCGGTCTTGAAACATTTTCTCCGGAACTACCCTAA
- a CDS encoding endo-1,4-beta-xylanase: MRQLFTVGIYIATLILIASCTKENPTNFNMETPQSVAVQDSLDSNFSPLKTYINTENSDFKLGTAVSASAFADQGAIFGLVNSNFQEVTVHDMSHGAVVQADGSHDLLSISDLIGVAEEAGISVYGNALISFENQNEAYLNDLIAPETIEVSEPSWELISSADFETDDDSNYEANEGADLSFTADGEGANGEGRALQIVNAEVRENDWDSQFFMTFEPNVEEGDQLRFVMDVRAEQEASFPTQAHDAPTEYLHWDFFGTINATPEWSQHLMEITVSEEQASAGTIAFNLGATATTYYFDNMEVWYYNTETGTELVEKTPEEKEEILSTELENWVSTMVSEASYVDAWDVVSGTIEGGDENSFQLRSDGGFNWYEYLGEDFGVQAFQVAREHAGDGDILFISDYGLDNLDKTHGLINYVEYIENNGAVVDGIGTHMNININSSRQDITEMFELLAATDKIIKISGLNVGLDGISAGAASPEVYEAQSEMYQFVADQYFSIVPESQRYGITIWNPLDSSDNPSGLWTSDYERKRAYAGFAVGLMNGFNSGN, encoded by the coding sequence ATGAGACAGTTATTTACGGTAGGAATTTATATAGCGACCTTGATTTTGATAGCATCCTGCACCAAGGAAAACCCAACTAACTTTAACATGGAGACACCTCAAAGTGTTGCAGTGCAGGATTCATTAGATAGCAATTTCTCTCCATTGAAAACGTACATCAATACTGAAAATTCTGATTTTAAGCTCGGAACAGCAGTTTCGGCATCTGCCTTTGCAGATCAGGGTGCAATCTTTGGTTTGGTGAATAGTAATTTTCAAGAAGTTACTGTCCACGATATGAGTCATGGAGCTGTCGTTCAGGCAGATGGAAGCCATGACCTTTTAAGCATCAGTGATCTAATAGGAGTAGCAGAGGAAGCCGGTATATCAGTTTATGGTAATGCCCTGATCTCATTTGAAAATCAAAACGAAGCCTACCTCAATGATTTGATTGCTCCCGAAACGATTGAAGTAAGCGAACCGTCATGGGAGTTAATTTCCAGTGCAGACTTTGAAACGGACGACGATTCAAATTATGAGGCAAACGAAGGAGCAGATTTATCATTTACCGCAGATGGCGAGGGTGCTAATGGAGAAGGGCGCGCACTGCAGATCGTTAACGCAGAAGTTCGGGAAAACGATTGGGACAGCCAGTTTTTCATGACATTCGAACCAAACGTGGAAGAAGGCGACCAACTTAGATTTGTGATGGATGTGCGTGCAGAACAGGAAGCTAGCTTTCCAACTCAGGCTCATGATGCACCTACAGAATATCTACATTGGGATTTTTTTGGGACGATTAACGCTACACCAGAATGGTCACAACATTTAATGGAAATCACGGTGAGCGAAGAACAGGCAAGTGCAGGTACAATAGCTTTTAATCTCGGAGCTACAGCTACCACATACTACTTTGACAATATGGAGGTGTGGTACTATAATACTGAAACTGGCACCGAATTAGTGGAAAAAACTCCTGAAGAGAAGGAAGAAATCCTAAGCACAGAATTAGAAAATTGGGTATCAACAATGGTTAGCGAAGCTTCTTATGTGGATGCCTGGGATGTTGTGAGCGGAACAATTGAAGGCGGAGACGAAAATAGTTTCCAGTTGAGGAGTGATGGTGGATTTAACTGGTATGAATATTTGGGTGAAGACTTCGGCGTTCAAGCTTTTCAAGTAGCCAGAGAGCATGCAGGCGACGGAGATATCTTGTTTATAAGTGATTATGGTTTGGATAATCTGGATAAAACCCACGGACTCATAAATTATGTTGAATACATAGAAAATAATGGGGCTGTAGTGGATGGTATTGGCACACATATGAATATCAACATTAATAGCAGCCGGCAAGATATTACGGAAATGTTTGAGTTACTGGCAGCCACGGATAAAATAATTAAAATATCCGGGTTGAATGTGGGACTTGATGGAATTAGTGCTGGAGCAGCCTCTCCTGAGGTTTATGAAGCGCAATCCGAAATGTACCAGTTTGTGGCAGATCAATACTTTAGTATAGTACCTGAAAGTCAACGATACGGTATTACGATCTGGAATCCGCTCGATAGTTCGGATAATCCGTCAGGGCTTTGGACCAGTGATTATGAGCGAAAACGAGCATATGCAGGTTTTGCAGTTGGTTTAATGAATGGGTTTAACAGTGGAAATTAA
- a CDS encoding FG-GAP-like repeat-containing protein, which yields MIDPDFVNFKKLLFLFVLPLVFIQCTTDRRNIELSWNQEDGYRWSELQLPRQDKAGFKHLSESETGITVQNFLTDERYIENTVLLNGSGVAAGDVNGNGWTDLYFTQIDGPNKLYLNQGNFKFIDISEEANVELEEYMSAGTVLADVNGNRHLDILVTTYHNGTILLLNDGEGSFTRATQSGLDSTTVGGTTMTLADVNGNGYLDLYVTHYRNERVRDLYAPGDLIGDNVAVREGDRFIIKEEFQEYYTNIISVTGPTLREKGTPDVLYLNQGGIGDAWNGFKKVENLEDHFLDENGEPLGVGEKWGLTARFEDITGNGLPDLYVCNDFWPIDQFWINQGDGVFKKMDPLNFRHMSLSAMGIAVGDVNNNGHADFFVSDMLSPIHSERMRQIINLDPFPVEPGDVTNQPQYTQNSLYINRGDNSFVETANYSGVDASGWSWATSFIDANLNGLQDLFIATGYLYDAQDLDSSALVSRQINEQPYDLESYRRGKLQYPSLDLPNRMYRNEGDLKFSDVSSEWGFTAEDVSHGLAIADLNNDGALDMVVSRMNNPAAVYENTSGKDRIAVRLIGSVPNTQAIGAKVTLSGFEPFQRKRIVSGGNYMSGSAPHIMFASDPDSTNQELHITWPNGKESTIVDVRVNRIYEIYQDSISVQSENVVIEAATQPVFEDVSDRIDIKDSVNEYQDFRRQPFIPLMLSQLGPGVAWLDYNNNGREDLIQTSAQDGKLAVLRNDGDGQFSKQDIPGIENEQNDGGKQTAVIGWRTDEGLNMVVGRSEYEEPSPGGPSAYHYLIHEGEVVKTQEIPGTGSSTGTLAAADYNMNGTLDLFVGGRVIPGRYPESASSALYTLNDEQFVLDETNTELLQDIGMVTGAVFTDYNNNGWPDLLISTEWGSLKLFENDQGQFRDVTSEVGLDNYLGWWNGLATGDFTGNGLPDIIATNWGTNSRYEIVEDHPMRMYYGHIDGGSSLDIIQANYNPEMQDYVPLRRLNFYSGFRPMYSNINSYQDYAESTLEEILGAMIQITPYKEINTLESMVFINNDGQNFEAHPLPRTAQLTAGFSASIGDYNNDGNEDVFLSQNYFALPPGDIRLDGGRGLWLKGDGSGQFTAVPGQESGVKIFGAQQGAALSDFNADGRVDLVVTQNGNRTKLYENQTEKRGFRISLIGPQNNRNAIGATIRLIYNNGKKGPQREIQAGAGYWSQNGAVQVMGYLETLQPESIEVKWPDGSFKKVPVEQGIWNYEIEYIE from the coding sequence TTGATTGATCCTGACTTTGTGAATTTTAAAAAGTTACTCTTCTTATTTGTCCTGCCACTGGTATTCATTCAATGTACCACTGATCGCAGGAATATTGAATTAAGCTGGAACCAGGAAGATGGGTACCGATGGTCGGAATTACAGCTACCCAGACAGGATAAAGCAGGATTTAAGCACTTATCAGAATCTGAGACAGGAATTACAGTTCAAAATTTCTTAACAGACGAACGTTACATTGAAAATACCGTACTGCTTAATGGGTCAGGTGTTGCGGCAGGAGACGTCAATGGAAACGGATGGACGGACCTGTATTTTACACAAATTGACGGGCCTAATAAACTGTATCTCAATCAAGGGAATTTTAAATTTATAGATATCTCCGAGGAAGCAAATGTAGAACTGGAAGAATATATGTCAGCAGGTACGGTTCTTGCCGACGTAAATGGAAATCGCCATTTAGATATACTTGTAACGACCTATCACAACGGGACCATCCTGTTATTGAATGATGGAGAGGGTTCATTTACCCGCGCAACGCAGAGTGGGTTAGATTCCACTACAGTAGGCGGTACAACCATGACCCTGGCCGATGTAAATGGGAACGGTTACCTGGATCTGTATGTGACACATTACCGAAATGAACGGGTAAGGGATTTGTATGCGCCGGGAGACCTTATCGGAGACAATGTGGCCGTAAGAGAGGGTGACAGATTCATTATCAAGGAAGAGTTTCAAGAGTATTACACAAACATCATCAGTGTAACCGGGCCAACTCTTCGTGAAAAAGGAACTCCGGATGTGCTCTATTTGAATCAGGGTGGAATTGGCGATGCGTGGAATGGATTCAAAAAAGTAGAGAATTTAGAGGATCATTTTTTAGATGAAAATGGCGAACCGCTCGGCGTGGGCGAAAAGTGGGGACTCACCGCTCGGTTTGAAGATATCACGGGTAACGGACTCCCTGACTTGTATGTTTGCAACGATTTCTGGCCGATCGATCAGTTTTGGATCAATCAGGGTGATGGAGTTTTTAAAAAAATGGATCCGTTAAATTTCAGGCACATGAGTTTGTCAGCAATGGGGATTGCGGTAGGTGATGTGAATAACAACGGTCACGCCGATTTTTTTGTCTCAGATATGCTCAGTCCAATACACAGCGAGCGTATGCGCCAAATCATAAATTTGGATCCCTTTCCGGTTGAGCCGGGTGATGTTACAAATCAACCTCAGTACACCCAAAATTCTCTCTATATAAATCGTGGAGACAATAGCTTTGTTGAAACCGCTAATTATAGTGGAGTGGATGCAAGCGGCTGGTCGTGGGCTACATCGTTTATTGATGCAAATTTAAATGGTTTGCAGGATCTGTTTATTGCAACAGGCTATTTATATGATGCCCAGGATCTGGATTCAAGTGCTCTGGTAAGTCGGCAAATTAATGAACAGCCATACGATCTTGAGAGTTATCGCAGAGGAAAACTGCAATACCCATCCCTGGACCTTCCAAACCGAATGTACAGGAATGAAGGTGATCTGAAGTTCTCTGATGTAAGTTCTGAATGGGGCTTTACCGCAGAGGATGTTTCTCATGGATTGGCTATTGCAGATCTGAATAACGATGGAGCACTGGATATGGTCGTTAGCCGGATGAACAATCCCGCAGCAGTGTATGAAAATACAAGCGGGAAAGACCGTATTGCTGTTCGTTTGATTGGTTCAGTACCAAATACCCAGGCTATCGGTGCTAAAGTAACTCTGAGTGGCTTTGAGCCGTTTCAGAGAAAACGCATTGTGTCAGGTGGAAACTACATGTCCGGTTCAGCACCGCATATCATGTTTGCGTCGGACCCCGACAGTACAAATCAGGAGCTACATATCACGTGGCCAAATGGTAAAGAAAGTACAATTGTCGATGTAAGGGTGAATCGAATCTATGAAATTTACCAGGACAGCATCTCGGTCCAATCAGAAAATGTTGTCATTGAAGCTGCTACTCAGCCGGTATTTGAAGATGTTTCTGATCGCATTGATATCAAAGATTCTGTAAATGAGTATCAAGATTTCCGGCGGCAGCCTTTTATCCCCTTAATGCTGAGTCAGCTTGGTCCGGGTGTGGCGTGGCTCGATTACAACAACAATGGCCGGGAGGATCTAATACAGACCTCGGCACAGGATGGAAAGCTGGCCGTTTTAAGAAATGATGGTGATGGTCAATTTAGTAAACAAGATATACCCGGAATTGAAAATGAGCAAAATGATGGCGGTAAACAAACTGCTGTAATCGGATGGCGTACTGACGAAGGGCTGAATATGGTAGTGGGACGATCAGAATATGAAGAGCCATCTCCGGGTGGGCCTTCGGCTTATCATTATTTAATTCATGAAGGTGAAGTAGTAAAAACCCAGGAGATACCGGGAACAGGTTCAAGCACGGGTACACTGGCCGCGGCTGACTATAATATGAATGGTACACTTGATCTGTTTGTGGGAGGTCGTGTAATTCCGGGCAGATATCCTGAATCGGCAAGTTCAGCATTATATACCCTCAATGATGAGCAGTTTGTTCTGGACGAAACCAATACTGAACTATTGCAGGATATTGGGATGGTTACAGGCGCGGTTTTCACAGATTACAACAACAATGGCTGGCCTGATTTACTTATCAGTACTGAGTGGGGCAGTCTGAAGCTTTTTGAAAATGACCAGGGACAATTCAGGGATGTAACCTCAGAAGTTGGATTAGACAATTATCTCGGGTGGTGGAATGGGCTGGCCACAGGTGATTTTACCGGTAATGGCCTGCCCGATATTATAGCCACAAACTGGGGGACGAATAGCCGTTATGAAATCGTAGAAGATCATCCAATGCGCATGTATTATGGACATATAGACGGTGGTAGTTCTCTGGACATTATTCAAGCAAATTACAACCCTGAAATGCAGGACTATGTGCCTCTGCGAAGATTGAATTTTTATTCGGGATTTCGTCCGATGTATTCCAATATCAATTCATACCAGGATTATGCGGAATCTACTTTAGAGGAGATCCTCGGTGCAATGATACAGATCACTCCCTATAAAGAAATCAATACGCTTGAAAGTATGGTATTTATCAACAATGACGGCCAGAATTTTGAGGCTCATCCATTACCACGTACTGCTCAGCTGACTGCCGGTTTCAGTGCGAGTATAGGCGATTATAATAACGATGGAAATGAAGATGTGTTTTTGAGCCAGAACTATTTTGCCTTACCACCTGGTGATATACGGCTGGATGGGGGCCGGGGATTGTGGCTGAAAGGGGATGGCAGCGGTCAATTTACGGCAGTGCCGGGCCAGGAAAGCGGGGTGAAAATATTTGGAGCCCAACAAGGAGCTGCACTGAGCGATTTTAACGCTGACGGCCGTGTGGATTTAGTTGTCACCCAAAACGGAAACCGTACAAAGCTCTATGAAAATCAAACAGAAAAAAGGGGGTTTAGGATTAGTTTAATCGGACCGCAAAATAACAGAAATGCGATTGGAGCAACTATTCGGCTGATATATAATAACGGAAAAAAAGGGCCGCAGCGGGAAATACAGGCCGGGGCTGGTTATTGGTCTCAGAACGGAGCAGTGCAGGTAATGGGATATCTTGAGACGCTTCAGCCCGAATCTATTGAGGTAAAATGGCCGGATGGAAGTTTCAAAAAAGTCCCGGTTGAGCAGGGAATATGGAACTATGAGATTGAATATATAGAGTAG
- a CDS encoding SusC/RagA family TonB-linked outer membrane protein: MKYLRYNILVCTILFLLPTGLIAQDSNSEEMEQAIEDTVAQTDGVDFQRVGPRVVQGAFRQIPRENLMGGISVVDVPRIMEKNYMTFSLENMQAFAGGFNGSLWGMGDYLVLVDGIPRDPGSINPSAIQQISFMKGVSANVLYGSRAANGVVYITTKRGGDHDLQINGRVNGGINIPIRYPEYLGSAEYMTLYNEALQNDGLPQQYTAETIYRHSRGNDPYRYPNVDYYSPDYLRDFTNRYQGNVELSGGTETANYYTNINFITSNSLLDFGEGENLRGNNFNIRSNVDFELNENIRASVGAGVIYDEQNGVNTDYWGQASTLRPDRYTPLIPIDMFVDGNQNLQQIIENSDHVINDRYLLGGNQIYSSNPIADIYAGGTNQSVGRQFQFNTAITMDLDAVLEGLEFNSMFGVDYLSSYYQGFNNQYAVYDPNWVAFDGENQVSSLNTFGQDARTGVQNVDNSIFQQTLAFSGQFNYHRNIDQDNQISAMLITNVHQLSYSGEYHRTGNLNLGLQLGYNHREKYYVDFSAAIPHSAKLPEGNRQAFSPTATLGWRVSEEGFMANASAINNLKLFVSGGIVNTDMPIPGYHLYEARYSQADGAFFGWGDGNLRQGTQSFRGANPNLTYIKRKELNAGIDASFFDNTLNIESTVFYNRNEGGVIQASALYPSYFSTGWPENSFIPYVNYNIDQRKGIDFNLRFNEELGGVNWSLGLAGTFFDSKAVRRAEINQFDYQNTEGTPLDGIWGLQSQGLFMDQQEIDNHEASQQFGTVRPGDIKYVDQNNDNVINSQDQVYLGRAGWNGAPMEFGVHLTARWNNFTLFTLGTGQFGSYGVMSGDYYWVNGDNKYSSVVRDRWTEETANTATYPRLTTQTGSNNFRTSDFWMYSTDRFDLQKVQLTYDLPASFLQASNIRQLQVYVTGANLLTISPNRDIMETNVGTTPQMRFFNLGINAKF, translated from the coding sequence ATGAAATACTTACGATACAATATATTAGTGTGTACCATACTCTTCTTACTGCCTACTGGCTTAATCGCACAGGATTCTAATTCGGAAGAGATGGAACAGGCGATCGAAGATACTGTTGCTCAAACGGATGGGGTGGATTTTCAGAGAGTTGGGCCCAGAGTTGTACAGGGTGCATTTCGACAAATTCCCAGAGAAAATCTAATGGGAGGAATCTCAGTCGTGGATGTACCTCGTATAATGGAAAAAAACTACATGACCTTCAGCTTGGAAAATATGCAGGCTTTTGCAGGAGGATTTAACGGTAGTTTATGGGGAATGGGCGATTATTTGGTGCTGGTGGATGGTATTCCCCGTGATCCAGGGAGCATCAATCCGTCCGCAATACAGCAGATTAGTTTTATGAAGGGAGTCTCTGCCAATGTGTTATACGGTAGCCGTGCCGCGAATGGTGTGGTATATATAACGACTAAGCGAGGGGGAGACCACGATTTGCAGATAAATGGAAGGGTAAATGGAGGTATTAACATCCCTATAAGATATCCTGAATATCTCGGTTCAGCAGAATATATGACGCTATATAATGAAGCGCTTCAGAATGATGGCTTGCCACAGCAATATACCGCGGAAACCATCTACAGGCACTCCAGGGGTAACGATCCGTACAGATATCCAAATGTTGATTACTATTCACCGGACTACCTGAGGGATTTTACGAACCGATATCAGGGAAATGTGGAATTATCCGGGGGTACCGAAACGGCAAATTACTACACGAATATAAATTTTATAACCTCAAACTCCCTTCTGGATTTTGGGGAAGGTGAAAATCTTCGGGGAAATAATTTCAACATTCGTTCAAATGTTGATTTTGAGCTGAATGAAAATATAAGAGCATCTGTAGGGGCCGGTGTAATTTACGACGAACAGAACGGTGTAAATACCGACTATTGGGGACAAGCTTCCACCTTGCGCCCGGATCGCTATACACCACTTATACCCATTGATATGTTTGTAGATGGCAATCAGAATCTACAACAGATTATTGAGAACAGTGACCATGTTATTAATGACAGATATTTGTTGGGTGGGAATCAGATCTATTCATCAAATCCAATTGCTGATATCTATGCTGGTGGAACCAATCAATCCGTGGGACGACAATTTCAGTTCAATACAGCGATAACGATGGACTTGGATGCTGTACTTGAAGGGTTGGAATTCAATAGTATGTTCGGAGTTGATTATCTATCGTCATATTATCAGGGTTTTAACAATCAATATGCAGTATATGACCCTAATTGGGTGGCTTTTGATGGTGAGAATCAGGTAAGTAGTCTCAACACATTTGGTCAGGACGCAAGAACCGGAGTCCAAAATGTGGACAATAGCATATTCCAGCAAACACTCGCCTTTTCAGGACAGTTCAATTATCACCGGAATATTGATCAAGACAATCAAATCTCGGCAATGCTGATTACCAATGTCCATCAGCTTAGCTATTCCGGAGAGTATCATCGAACAGGGAATTTGAACCTGGGTTTACAGTTAGGGTATAACCACCGCGAAAAGTATTATGTAGATTTCAGCGCTGCTATACCTCATTCAGCAAAACTTCCGGAAGGTAACCGGCAGGCATTCTCACCAACCGCAACGCTGGGTTGGAGAGTCAGCGAGGAAGGTTTCATGGCTAATGCAAGCGCTATCAATAATCTCAAACTTTTTGTTTCAGGCGGTATAGTGAATACCGATATGCCAATTCCCGGCTATCATTTGTATGAAGCAAGATACTCTCAGGCTGATGGTGCATTTTTTGGATGGGGAGATGGTAATCTCAGACAAGGTACTCAGTCTTTTAGAGGTGCCAATCCAAACCTTACCTATATTAAGCGAAAAGAATTAAATGCAGGTATTGATGCATCTTTTTTTGACAATACTCTAAATATAGAGTCTACGGTCTTCTATAATAGAAATGAAGGGGGAGTTATCCAGGCATCTGCACTATATCCAAGTTATTTTTCAACCGGATGGCCTGAAAACTCATTTATTCCCTACGTGAATTATAATATTGATCAAAGAAAGGGAATAGATTTTAATCTCAGATTTAATGAAGAATTGGGCGGGGTAAATTGGTCACTTGGTTTGGCAGGAACCTTTTTTGATAGTAAGGCAGTTAGGCGTGCCGAGATTAACCAGTTCGACTATCAAAATACCGAAGGAACTCCATTGGATGGTATTTGGGGACTTCAAAGCCAGGGTTTATTCATGGACCAGCAAGAAATTGATAATCATGAGGCCTCTCAGCAATTTGGCACTGTGCGACCGGGTGATATTAAATATGTTGATCAGAACAATGATAATGTAATCAATTCTCAGGATCAGGTGTATCTTGGACGGGCCGGTTGGAATGGCGCTCCAATGGAATTTGGAGTTCATTTAACTGCCAGATGGAATAATTTTACGCTTTTTACTTTAGGAACCGGACAATTTGGTTCCTACGGTGTGATGAGTGGTGACTACTACTGGGTAAATGGAGATAATAAATACTCTTCTGTTGTTCGCGATCGCTGGACCGAGGAAACTGCAAATACTGCAACCTATCCACGGCTTACAACCCAAACCGGTAGTAACAATTTTCGTACATCCGACTTTTGGATGTATAGTACTGATCGTTTTGACCTGCAAAAGGTACAATTAACTTATGATCTGCCGGCAAGCTTTCTTCAGGCATCCAATATCAGACAACTGCAGGTATACGTAACTGGAGCCAATCTTCTGACCATCTCTCCCAACCGTGATATCATGGAGACAAATGTAGGGACGACTCCCCAAATGCGGTTCTTCAATCTGGGAATCAATGCAAAATTTTAA
- a CDS encoding RagB/SusD family nutrient uptake outer membrane protein, with protein sequence MYKRILLYLFFLLLAVLIASCSDVLSPGNQNINELDDMYTDATYAEGILANAYNLLPNNGWTFTDVATDNAVTNDNNAAFRQMANGQWAADNNPLNQWQNSRAAIQYLNIFLDNADNVQWADDEISSALFNQRLKGEAYGLRALFMYHLLRHHAGWTGGNQGGQLLGVPVVLEPEGIDSDFQKPRDTFQVGLEQIFSDIEQATEMLPLDFGNVGDPSQLPDGFGSTNDDLGRFNRVFGDDGKQRMSGRIAMAIKAQSGLLAASPAYTAGTNTTWEDAAVYSGELLQLNDGVMGLAENGHSWYNDSGMSSIGSGENPPEIIWRTNIGQSNDLESEHFPPTLFGNGRMNPTQNLVDAFPMENGYPIDHPDSNYDPSTPYENRVDLLQHYILVNGGTAGVNNTTIITAADGTTNDALNQVSTSTRTGYYMKKLLRQDVNLDPTSTNDQLHYIPRIRYTEIYLAYAEAANEAWGPTGTGPFGFSAYDVIEAIRARQGVSQPDQYMQNEINSVEDMRELVRDVRRIELSFENFRFWDLRRWDMDLTEPALGVRITNGDHEVMTVETRDFQPYMRFGPVPYNEILKFGLEQNFGW encoded by the coding sequence ATGTATAAAAGGATACTATTATACCTGTTTTTTTTACTTCTTGCAGTTCTCATTGCAAGTTGCAGTGACGTTTTAAGTCCGGGCAATCAGAATATCAATGAGCTGGATGATATGTACACCGATGCAACATATGCCGAAGGAATTTTGGCGAATGCCTACAACCTGTTGCCAAATAACGGGTGGACATTTACAGATGTAGCTACAGATAATGCAGTGACCAATGATAATAATGCTGCATTTCGCCAGATGGCTAACGGTCAGTGGGCCGCAGATAATAACCCGCTTAATCAATGGCAAAACAGCCGTGCAGCCATTCAATACTTAAATATTTTCCTGGATAATGCAGATAATGTTCAGTGGGCAGATGATGAAATTTCAAGCGCACTGTTCAATCAACGACTGAAGGGTGAAGCCTACGGTTTAAGGGCACTATTTATGTACCATTTATTGCGGCACCATGCAGGCTGGACCGGAGGAAACCAGGGCGGTCAGCTACTCGGTGTGCCTGTCGTATTAGAACCGGAGGGTATAGATTCAGACTTTCAAAAGCCCAGAGATACGTTTCAGGTAGGGTTAGAACAAATATTCAGTGATATAGAACAAGCAACGGAGATGCTTCCTCTTGATTTTGGTAATGTAGGTGATCCTTCTCAATTACCTGATGGTTTTGGCAGTACAAATGATGATCTGGGAAGATTTAACCGGGTGTTCGGTGATGATGGCAAGCAGCGAATGAGTGGTCGTATAGCGATGGCAATAAAAGCGCAAAGTGGCCTACTGGCTGCCAGCCCTGCCTATACAGCCGGTACCAATACGACTTGGGAGGACGCCGCTGTCTACAGTGGTGAACTACTACAGCTGAATGACGGAGTAATGGGCTTAGCGGAGAATGGACATAGCTGGTATAACGATAGCGGTATGTCCAGTATCGGCTCAGGTGAAAACCCGCCGGAGATCATCTGGAGAACTAACATTGGGCAAAGTAATGACCTGGAATCCGAACATTTTCCTCCGACCCTTTTTGGAAATGGCCGAATGAACCCGACACAAAATCTGGTGGATGCTTTTCCAATGGAGAATGGATACCCGATTGACCATCCCGATAGTAATTATGACCCTTCAACTCCGTACGAAAACCGGGTTGATCTGCTTCAGCATTATATACTGGTGAATGGCGGAACAGCTGGTGTAAATAATACCACCATTATTACAGCCGCAGACGGTACTACTAATGACGCACTGAATCAGGTGTCAACCTCTACACGTACCGGCTACTATATGAAAAAACTACTCCGTCAGGATGTGAACCTTGATCCAACCAGTACCAATGATCAGTTACACTATATTCCCCGAATCCGTTACACTGAAATTTATCTTGCGTATGCAGAAGCGGCCAACGAAGCATGGGGTCCAACTGGAACCGGTCCTTTTGGTTTCTCCGCGTATGATGTGATAGAAGCGATCCGGGCACGCCAGGGAGTCAGCCAGCCTGATCAGTATATGCAAAATGAAATCAATTCTGTTGAAGACATGCGGGAACTCGTACGGGATGTCCGTCGTATTGAATTGTCCTTTGAAAACTTTCGCTTTTGGGACCTGCGTAGATGGGATATGGATTTAACTGAACCTGCTCTTGGCGTTAGAATCACAAACGGGGATCATGAAGTGATGACAGTTGAAACCCGGGATTTTCAACCTTATATGCGTTTTGGACCTGTGCCATACAACGAAATCTTAAAATTCGGTTTAGAACAGAATTTTGGGTGGTAG